The Urocitellus parryii isolate mUroPar1 chromosome 6, mUroPar1.hap1, whole genome shotgun sequence genome includes a window with the following:
- the Ppp2r3c gene encoding serine/threonine-protein phosphatase 2A regulatory subunit B'' subunit gamma isoform X1, with the protein MDWKEVLRRRLATPNTDPNNQKSEQELKDEEMDLFTKYYSEWKGGRKNTNELYKTIPRFYYRLPAEDEVLLQKLREESRAVFLQRKSRELLDNEELQNLWFLLDKHQTPPMIGEEAMINYENFLKVGEKAGPKCKQFFTAKVFAKLLHTDSYGRISIMQFFNYVMRKVWLHQTRIGLSLYDVAGQGYLRESDLENYILELIPTLPQLDGLEKSFYSFYVCTAVRKFFFFLDPLRTGKIKIQDILACSFLDDLLELRDEELSKESQETNWFSAPSALRVYGQYLNLDKDHNGMLSKEELSRYGTATMTNVFLDRVFQECLTYDGEMDYKTYLDFVLALENRKEPAALQYIFKLLDIENKGYLNVFSLNYFFRAIQELMKIHGQDPVSFQDVKDEIFDMVKPKDPLKISLQDLINSNQGDTVTTILIDLNGFWTYENREALVANDSENSTDLDDT; encoded by the exons ATCAAAAAAGTGAACAAGaattaaaagatgaagaaatggattTATTTACCAAATACTACTCAGAATGGAAAGGAGgtagaaaaaacacaaatgaattatATAAGACCATTCCTCGGTTTTATTATAGG TTGCCAGCTGAAGATGAGGTTTTACTACAGAAATTAAGAGAGGAATCCAGAGCTGTTTTTCTCCAAAGGAAAAGCAGAGAACTCTTAGATAATGAAGAATTACAG AACTTATGGTTTTTGTTGGACAAACACCAGACACCACCTATGATTGGAGAGGAAGCAATGATcaattatgaaaattttttgaAGGTTGGCGAAAAAGCTGGACCAAAATGCAA gcAATTTTTCACTGCAAAAGTCTTTGCTAAACTCCTTCATACAGATTCTTATGGAAGAATTTCCATCATGCAGTTCTTTAACTATGTCATGCGAAAAG tTTGGCTTCATCAAACAAGAATAGGACTCAGTTTATATGATGTTGCTGGTCAAGGGTACCTTCGGGAATCT gatttAGAAAACTACATATTGGAACTTATCCCTACTTTGCCACAATTAGATGGCCTGGAAAAATCCTTTTACTCCTTTTATGTTTGTACAGCAGTtaggaaatttttcttctttctggaccCTCTAAGAACAG gaaaaattaaaattcaagataTTTTAGCATGCAGCTTCCTGGATGACTTATTGGag TTAAGGGATGAAGAACTATCCAAAGAGAGTCAAGAAACAAATTGGTTTTCTGCTCCTTCTGCCCTAAGGGTTTATG GCCAGTATTTGAATCTTGATAAGGATCACAATGGTATGCTCAGTAAAGAAGAACTGTCTCGCTATGGAACAGCAACCATGACCAATGTCTTCTTAGATCGTGTTTTCCAGGAATGTCTCACTTATGATGGAGAAATG gacTATAAGACCTACTTGGATTTTGTTCTTGCattagaaaacaggaaggaacCTGCAGCTTTGCAATATATTTTCAAACTGCTTGATATTGAGAATAAGGGATATCTCAATGTCTTTTcccttaattatttctttagg GCCATACAAGAACTAATGAAAATCCATGGACAAGATCCTGTTTCATTTCAAGACGTCAAg GATGAAATCTTTGACATGGTAAAACCAAAGGATCCTTTGAAAATCTCTCTTCAGGATTTAATCAATAGTAATCAAGGAGATACAGTCACTACCATTCTAATTGATCTGAATGGCTTCTGGACTTATGAAAACAGAGAAGCCCTTGTTGCGAATGACAGTGAAAATTCTACAGACCTTGATGATACATGA
- the Ppp2r3c gene encoding serine/threonine-protein phosphatase 2A regulatory subunit B'' subunit gamma isoform X2 — MDWKEVLRRRLATPNTDPNNQKSEQELKDEEMDLFTKYYSEWKGGRKNTNELYKTIPRFYYRLPAEDEVLLQKLREESRAVFLQRKSRELLDNEELQTPPMIGEEAMINYENFLKVGEKAGPKCKQFFTAKVFAKLLHTDSYGRISIMQFFNYVMRKVWLHQTRIGLSLYDVAGQGYLRESDLENYILELIPTLPQLDGLEKSFYSFYVCTAVRKFFFFLDPLRTGKIKIQDILACSFLDDLLELRDEELSKESQETNWFSAPSALRVYGQYLNLDKDHNGMLSKEELSRYGTATMTNVFLDRVFQECLTYDGEMDYKTYLDFVLALENRKEPAALQYIFKLLDIENKGYLNVFSLNYFFRAIQELMKIHGQDPVSFQDVKDEIFDMVKPKDPLKISLQDLINSNQGDTVTTILIDLNGFWTYENREALVANDSENSTDLDDT, encoded by the exons ATCAAAAAAGTGAACAAGaattaaaagatgaagaaatggattTATTTACCAAATACTACTCAGAATGGAAAGGAGgtagaaaaaacacaaatgaattatATAAGACCATTCCTCGGTTTTATTATAGG TTGCCAGCTGAAGATGAGGTTTTACTACAGAAATTAAGAGAGGAATCCAGAGCTGTTTTTCTCCAAAGGAAAAGCAGAGAACTCTTAGATAATGAAGAATTACAG ACACCACCTATGATTGGAGAGGAAGCAATGATcaattatgaaaattttttgaAGGTTGGCGAAAAAGCTGGACCAAAATGCAA gcAATTTTTCACTGCAAAAGTCTTTGCTAAACTCCTTCATACAGATTCTTATGGAAGAATTTCCATCATGCAGTTCTTTAACTATGTCATGCGAAAAG tTTGGCTTCATCAAACAAGAATAGGACTCAGTTTATATGATGTTGCTGGTCAAGGGTACCTTCGGGAATCT gatttAGAAAACTACATATTGGAACTTATCCCTACTTTGCCACAATTAGATGGCCTGGAAAAATCCTTTTACTCCTTTTATGTTTGTACAGCAGTtaggaaatttttcttctttctggaccCTCTAAGAACAG gaaaaattaaaattcaagataTTTTAGCATGCAGCTTCCTGGATGACTTATTGGag TTAAGGGATGAAGAACTATCCAAAGAGAGTCAAGAAACAAATTGGTTTTCTGCTCCTTCTGCCCTAAGGGTTTATG GCCAGTATTTGAATCTTGATAAGGATCACAATGGTATGCTCAGTAAAGAAGAACTGTCTCGCTATGGAACAGCAACCATGACCAATGTCTTCTTAGATCGTGTTTTCCAGGAATGTCTCACTTATGATGGAGAAATG gacTATAAGACCTACTTGGATTTTGTTCTTGCattagaaaacaggaaggaacCTGCAGCTTTGCAATATATTTTCAAACTGCTTGATATTGAGAATAAGGGATATCTCAATGTCTTTTcccttaattatttctttagg GCCATACAAGAACTAATGAAAATCCATGGACAAGATCCTGTTTCATTTCAAGACGTCAAg GATGAAATCTTTGACATGGTAAAACCAAAGGATCCTTTGAAAATCTCTCTTCAGGATTTAATCAATAGTAATCAAGGAGATACAGTCACTACCATTCTAATTGATCTGAATGGCTTCTGGACTTATGAAAACAGAGAAGCCCTTGTTGCGAATGACAGTGAAAATTCTACAGACCTTGATGATACATGA